A single window of Rhizobiaceae bacterium DNA harbors:
- a CDS encoding lysozyme inhibitor LprI family protein, with protein sequence MFRTLFATSLILLPMVQAASAQSVAEMKACVDRSGGVSTEMLKCGKIEIDKWDKRLNAAYQTLMHHGSHAEHDRLRREQRVWLKHHLNETHRLAADPDNGSVAFIVSQDFELSDISQRTLELEKRVDQQR encoded by the coding sequence ATGTTCAGGACGCTTTTTGCCACCAGTCTCATCCTCCTGCCGATGGTCCAGGCTGCTTCCGCGCAATCTGTTGCAGAAATGAAGGCATGTGTGGATCGCTCGGGCGGTGTTTCGACCGAGATGCTGAAATGCGGCAAGATCGAAATCGACAAATGGGACAAACGCCTCAACGCGGCCTATCAAACGCTGATGCACCACGGCAGCCACGCCGAACATGACAGGTTGCGACGTGAACAGCGCGTGTGGCTCAAGCACCATCTCAACGAAACGCACAGGCTCGCCGCCGATCCCGATAACGGCTCGGTGGCTTTCATCGTTTCTCAAGACTTCGAACTCTCCGATATCAGCCAACGCACGCTGGAACTGGAAAAGCGCGTCGATCAACAGCGTTAA
- a CDS encoding helix-turn-helix domain-containing protein: MGKVADDEKLHRRLSKVLSRIRDEQGLLNKDMAERLQVTEGYMSQVLRGRRDVRLSMLNRMSKEFGIAASDLIKNEDGDDDDNGGGSDGPARERKKRSKPPEPTSGTEAVASW; encoded by the coding sequence TTGGGCAAGGTAGCGGACGACGAGAAATTGCATCGACGGTTGAGCAAGGTGCTCAGCAGGATTCGCGATGAGCAAGGGCTTCTCAACAAGGATATGGCGGAGCGCCTTCAGGTGACGGAAGGCTATATGTCCCAGGTTTTGCGGGGCCGGCGGGACGTTCGATTGTCAATGCTCAATCGCATGTCCAAGGAATTCGGGATTGCCGCATCGGACCTGATCAAGAACGAGGATGGGGACGATGATGACAATGGGGGCGGCAGCGACGGACCCGCGCGCGAACGCAAGAAGCGCTCGAAGCCGCCTGAGCCCACGTCGGGGACGGAGGCGGTAGCCAGCTGGTAA
- a CDS encoding thermonuclease family protein, with protein MRAIVPTCIAVLAASAAPVAAQKPTAPSPAKFVEYYQNAYANGRDLIPGPQRPLDPTSLATGLKLETVIPEAALTGNAFAEEDNTVIKLAGVQGCQSTKQLQFGDMKSSCTMISLAGLNAALQTAAAPAGGAFPCHFLGMNTGTPAVHFAECFFIGADDKAQSLSEYLIRRGLAFAARTPNGTALFPEYAAAEAAAAKARVGIWANPSFPHPYGERFRLNQMN; from the coding sequence ATGCGCGCGATCGTGCCGACTTGCATTGCTGTCCTCGCGGCCTCGGCCGCGCCCGTCGCTGCCCAGAAACCGACGGCGCCGAGCCCTGCCAAATTCGTCGAATATTACCAGAATGCCTACGCTAACGGTCGCGACCTGATACCCGGACCGCAGCGGCCGCTGGATCCGACCAGCCTGGCAACAGGCCTCAAGCTCGAAACCGTCATTCCCGAGGCCGCATTGACCGGCAACGCATTCGCCGAGGAAGACAACACCGTCATCAAGCTGGCCGGCGTCCAGGGTTGCCAGTCCACTAAACAGCTCCAGTTCGGCGATATGAAATCATCCTGTACCATGATTTCCCTCGCCGGCCTCAATGCCGCCCTGCAAACGGCGGCGGCCCCCGCAGGGGGTGCCTTCCCGTGCCATTTTCTTGGCATGAACACCGGAACGCCGGCGGTTCATTTCGCGGAATGCTTCTTCATCGGCGCCGACGACAAGGCTCAATCGCTGTCCGAATATCTCATCCGGCGCGGCCTGGCTTTTGCCGCCCGCACACCGAACGGCACGGCACTCTTTCCTGAATACGCGGCGGCCGAAGCCGCCGCCGCCAAGGCCCGCGTTGGCATTTGGGCAAACCCCTCGTTCCCTCACCCCTATGGCGAGCGGTTCCGACTAAACCAGATGAATTGA
- a CDS encoding TrbC/VirB2 family protein, translated as MSAIEPAAAQNLQALENAANRIVQFFTGPFGRSIGAIAFIGMFLAAAFGYWSWGALLRVGGSLAGMFAAAELVDFLAQGSGG; from the coding sequence ATGTCGGCGATCGAACCGGCAGCGGCGCAAAACCTGCAGGCCCTGGAGAATGCGGCCAACCGCATCGTCCAGTTCTTCACGGGTCCGTTCGGTCGCTCGATCGGCGCCATCGCCTTTATCGGCATGTTTCTGGCCGCTGCTTTCGGCTACTGGAGCTGGGGGGCGCTTTTGCGGGTTGGCGGTTCGCTCGCCGGCATGTTCGCGGCGGCCGAGCTTGTCGACTTCCTGGCGCAGGGCTCCGGGGGATAA
- a CDS encoding VirB4 family type IV secretion/conjugal transfer ATPase, whose translation MTTVASALRANLSRGWEIFADKGISTHVPYFAPIENGIIRLKNDCLVTTVRLNGFSFETADIDYVNLLQRQRNTAFRAISSLGSFAIYTHVVRHKVKPSLPGNFADPFMARMDEVYQASISNNEMFVNDTYVSLVARPVFKKGSVLSRIAGVGGNVVAREQLRHMRDKLLEATRALEKSLDPYGPQVLRDVKRVEVAMPDGRRIYRDVSEDMVLEPDARIVWFSEQCEFFYTLLNAGKVRPMLLSNMPIDEMVPSRRTTFGNRTIHLEGDTRGEDRYAAMISLKEYPPETGAGMLDYVLKQPFEMVVTQSLSFVDDQGARYKIDRLDRQLSKSDEGGSSIQSDLDFARDQLARKNVAFAEHHLTVMPIARSMDALDEAVAVIGSEFGALGASYVREDLNCEPCYWAQLPGNQAYIARRATISTLNFAGLSSFHAYPYGKPDGNHWGPAITIFETTSGTPFFFNFHQSDVGHTTVFGPTGSGKTVLMSFLINQAYRVNPDLKAVIFDKDRGLDIMVRAAGGSYMTLEPGEPSGWNPLMMENTEENRVFLYRLISFMLKPNREGESLTPQEEQIIRSAIKQIMSSEDTKFRRMSALRSLLAGSQRTESGLMARLDKWVEDGQYAWLFDNAEDRLDISRPMVGFDMTSILEDPQARTAALLYMFHRLDKIYDGKTPVINLMDEAWKLLDDDEFKRSMKDYFKTIRKRNGMIIFGTQSPDDVVKSSVSRTIIEQTSTNIFFPFPKADEDSLKKPFGLSDAEFTWVKEGDPAERFVLIKHARDSVVARVDMSHMMDFVKVLSGREDTVRQVEMLREEYGEDPRGWLDKFCDWKG comes from the coding sequence ATGACGACGGTAGCGAGTGCATTGCGGGCGAACCTCAGTCGAGGATGGGAGATCTTCGCCGACAAGGGGATCTCGACGCATGTGCCGTACTTCGCGCCGATCGAGAACGGCATCATCCGGTTAAAGAACGACTGTCTTGTCACGACGGTGCGTCTCAACGGGTTTTCGTTCGAGACGGCGGATATCGACTACGTCAATCTGTTGCAGCGGCAGCGTAACACGGCGTTTCGGGCGATCTCGAGCCTCGGCAGCTTCGCCATTTACACGCATGTCGTGCGTCACAAGGTGAAGCCGTCGCTGCCGGGCAACTTTGCCGATCCCTTCATGGCGCGCATGGACGAAGTCTATCAGGCGAGCATCTCCAATAACGAGATGTTCGTGAACGACACCTATGTGTCGCTGGTGGCGCGGCCGGTCTTCAAGAAGGGCTCTGTCTTGAGCCGTATAGCGGGCGTCGGCGGTAATGTGGTGGCGCGGGAGCAGCTGCGCCACATGCGCGATAAGCTGCTCGAAGCGACGCGCGCTCTGGAAAAAAGCCTCGATCCATACGGCCCGCAGGTCCTGCGCGATGTCAAGCGCGTCGAGGTGGCAATGCCGGATGGCCGGCGGATCTATCGCGACGTCAGCGAGGATATGGTTCTGGAGCCGGATGCGCGGATCGTCTGGTTTTCCGAGCAGTGCGAGTTTTTCTACACGCTTCTCAATGCCGGTAAAGTTCGGCCGATGCTGTTGAGCAACATGCCCATCGACGAGATGGTGCCGTCGCGTCGGACCACATTCGGCAATCGTACGATTCATCTGGAGGGCGACACGCGGGGCGAGGATCGCTATGCCGCGATGATCTCGCTGAAGGAGTATCCGCCGGAGACGGGCGCCGGGATGCTCGACTATGTGCTCAAGCAGCCGTTCGAGATGGTGGTCACTCAATCTCTGTCATTCGTCGACGATCAGGGCGCCCGCTACAAGATCGACCGCCTGGATCGGCAATTGTCGAAGTCCGATGAAGGCGGGTCGTCGATCCAGAGCGATCTCGATTTCGCGCGCGACCAGCTGGCGCGAAAGAATGTGGCGTTCGCCGAGCATCATCTGACGGTGATGCCGATCGCCAGGAGCATGGATGCTCTGGATGAGGCGGTGGCCGTGATCGGCTCGGAGTTCGGTGCCCTCGGCGCCAGCTATGTGCGCGAGGACCTCAATTGCGAGCCGTGCTATTGGGCGCAGTTGCCCGGCAACCAGGCCTATATCGCCAGGCGGGCGACGATCTCGACGTTGAATTTTGCCGGCCTGTCGTCGTTCCATGCCTATCCCTATGGCAAGCCGGACGGCAATCATTGGGGGCCAGCGATCACCATTTTCGAGACGACGTCGGGAACGCCGTTCTTCTTCAATTTTCACCAGAGCGATGTCGGGCACACGACGGTGTTCGGTCCAACCGGCTCGGGCAAGACGGTGCTGATGTCGTTCCTGATCAACCAGGCCTACCGCGTCAATCCGGACCTGAAGGCGGTGATTTTCGACAAGGACCGGGGCCTGGACATCATGGTGCGCGCCGCAGGCGGCTCGTACATGACGCTCGAGCCGGGCGAGCCATCGGGCTGGAACCCCCTGATGATGGAGAACACGGAAGAAAACCGTGTGTTTCTCTATCGCCTTATCAGCTTCATGCTGAAGCCGAACCGCGAGGGGGAATCGCTGACCCCGCAGGAGGAGCAGATCATCCGCTCCGCAATCAAGCAGATCATGTCGTCGGAAGACACGAAGTTTCGGCGTATGTCGGCATTGCGCTCTCTGCTTGCGGGATCGCAGCGGACCGAGTCCGGCCTGATGGCGCGGCTCGATAAGTGGGTCGAGGACGGGCAGTACGCCTGGCTGTTCGACAATGCCGAGGATCGCCTCGACATTTCCAGGCCGATGGTCGGCTTCGACATGACGTCGATACTGGAGGACCCGCAGGCGCGGACGGCCGCGCTTCTTTATATGTTTCACCGGCTCGACAAGATCTACGACGGCAAGACGCCGGTCATCAATCTGATGGACGAAGCGTGGAAGCTCCTCGACGACGATGAGTTCAAGCGCTCGATGAAGGACTATTTCAAGACCATTCGTAAGCGCAACGGGATGATCATTTTCGGCACGCAGTCGCCTGACGATGTGGTGAAGTCGAGCGTGTCGCGCACCATCATCGAGCAGACCTCGACGAATATTTTCTTTCCGTTTCCTAAGGCGGACGAGGACAGTCTCAAGAAGCCGTTCGGGCTGTCGGACGCCGAATTCACCTGGGTCAAGGAGGGTGATCCGGCGGAGCGCTTCGTGTTGATCAAGCACGCGCGCGACAGCGTCGTTGCTCGCGTCGACATGAGCCACATGATGGATTTCGTGAAGGTGCTGTCCGGGCGTGAGGACACGGTGCGCCAGGTCGAGATGCTGCGCGAGGAATATGGCGAGGATCCGCGCGGCTGGTTGGACAAATTCTGCGACTGGAAGGGGTGA
- a CDS encoding thermonuclease family protein, with the protein MLIVTVAGSLAYLYAVGLPNIDEPPRAKVIPVQAQAESSQAPRNASKFVPFPATAQFETGDSWIADGKRYRLYGLQACLRGTSVTIAAGVKRDCGELNLIMAQAIIRDSKPVCTTIRELDSNNLLVVCQTTTGKTGYDLATYMIAQGWGFAATNATGQLIVPGYRVVEQGAREAREGLWAYSDLPHPVSILIGRNKQQSSQNAASQQ; encoded by the coding sequence ATGCTGATCGTCACCGTCGCTGGTTCCCTCGCCTACCTCTACGCGGTCGGGCTGCCGAACATTGACGAACCTCCCAGGGCCAAGGTCATCCCTGTACAAGCGCAGGCCGAGAGCAGCCAGGCCCCCAGGAACGCCAGCAAGTTCGTGCCCTTCCCGGCGACGGCTCAATTCGAAACCGGCGACAGCTGGATCGCCGATGGCAAGCGCTATCGTCTCTACGGCCTGCAGGCCTGCCTGCGCGGCACCTCGGTGACGATCGCTGCCGGCGTCAAGCGCGATTGCGGCGAGCTCAACCTGATCATGGCTCAGGCCATTATCCGCGACAGCAAGCCGGTCTGCACCACGATCCGGGAGCTCGACTCCAACAATCTTCTCGTTGTCTGTCAGACAACGACGGGGAAAACGGGTTACGACCTCGCCACCTACATGATCGCGCAAGGATGGGGCTTTGCCGCCACCAACGCGACCGGCCAGCTCATCGTTCCCGGTTATCGCGTGGTCGAGCAAGGCGCGCGTGAGGCGCGAGAAGGTCTCTGGGCCTATTCCGATCTGCCGCATCCGGTGTCCATCCTGATCGGCCGTAACAAACAGCAATCCTCGCAAAACGCCGCCAGTCAACAATGA
- a CDS encoding thermonuclease family protein: MTHVKAISFVFLLAATLPASAQSSADATLPRQIYGRVQVLDGSTVEFVKPKKLVRFAGYLAPRLDQVATTDSVEWPAGQVARDWLILRTLKHDVNCAPVTTDSNGTILAHCFVEETNLAATAIAEGIGYAFNYPGEPQVPAYFDIERRARGLGFGIWSDPKLAPPWNYKPDKPAVPLAGSTPTDTPEPGLPLPPPAPGQADNSPRG, encoded by the coding sequence ATGACCCACGTCAAAGCCATCTCGTTCGTCTTCTTGCTCGCGGCCACGCTGCCGGCCAGCGCGCAGAGCTCGGCCGACGCGACGCTGCCAAGGCAAATTTACGGACGCGTGCAAGTGCTCGACGGATCCACGGTCGAGTTCGTCAAACCGAAGAAGCTCGTGCGCTTCGCCGGCTATCTTGCGCCTCGCCTCGATCAGGTCGCCACGACGGACAGCGTCGAATGGCCCGCCGGACAGGTGGCGCGCGACTGGCTGATCCTGCGAACCCTGAAACATGACGTCAATTGCGCCCCGGTCACGACCGACTCCAACGGCACCATTCTCGCCCACTGTTTCGTCGAAGAGACCAATCTGGCAGCGACCGCGATCGCCGAAGGGATCGGATACGCGTTCAATTATCCTGGCGAACCGCAGGTTCCGGCCTATTTCGATATCGAGCGACGCGCGCGCGGCCTCGGCTTCGGCATCTGGTCCGATCCGAAACTCGCCCCGCCATGGAACTACAAACCCGATAAACCGGCTGTTCCCCTGGCGGGCTCGACGCCGACGGACACGCCGGAACCTGGCCTTCCCCTTCCACCTCCCGCTCCAGGGCAGGCCGACAATTCACCACGAGGCTAA
- the repC gene encoding replication initiation protein RepC, with protein MYLGLRPATAAHDQAAEVARQYGGEHIRTKAEIWAIWDDVIPTFNLNASARQLLDFLLRVTSDKDWSDPAHPPVAYPSNRIICARLCMSERTLARATNSLIDAGLVAMNDSATRKRYRASDGTAYGFNLAPIAVRYAELQALAARMSAERQQRHELVSLIVATRTAIKQKLMAATDDHPDAPDWPDLATHLDQIINRYGDLARRPRRHIHADLAVLGQLLAELQMLDDRVDAARDEHDDDASCSENVTAAPDNLDGSHIDNQAFHPQSCQKSGAASGRKPGMKSAPVIEVALVLDACPILREYHFGRLRTMHDLVDAAAKMRPGAGIKQEFWAETCETIGRAPAAVLLAHVLQRQADGEITRSAGGLFRNLCDRYAAGSLNLRRQLQSQARKIFSRHLN; from the coding sequence ATGTATCTTGGCCTAAGACCAGCCACAGCCGCCCACGATCAAGCGGCCGAAGTCGCGCGCCAGTACGGCGGCGAGCATATTCGAACGAAAGCCGAAATCTGGGCGATCTGGGACGACGTGATCCCGACGTTCAACCTGAATGCCAGCGCGCGCCAGCTCCTCGACTTCCTGCTGCGCGTCACAAGCGACAAGGACTGGTCCGATCCGGCACATCCGCCGGTCGCCTACCCGTCAAACCGCATCATCTGCGCCCGGCTGTGCATGAGCGAACGCACCCTCGCACGCGCCACCAACAGCCTTATCGACGCCGGCCTGGTCGCCATGAACGACAGCGCCACCCGAAAGCGCTATCGCGCAAGCGACGGCACCGCCTACGGCTTCAATCTCGCGCCTATAGCGGTTCGCTACGCCGAGTTGCAGGCTCTGGCCGCACGCATGTCGGCCGAGCGCCAGCAGCGCCACGAGCTTGTCTCCCTGATCGTTGCCACCCGCACCGCCATCAAGCAGAAGCTCATGGCCGCGACCGACGATCACCCCGATGCCCCTGACTGGCCGGATCTGGCCACTCACCTCGATCAGATCATCAATCGGTACGGAGATCTGGCAAGACGGCCGCGCCGCCACATCCACGCCGACCTTGCCGTCCTGGGGCAGCTGCTGGCGGAACTGCAAATGCTCGATGATCGCGTCGATGCCGCCAGAGACGAGCATGACGACGATGCTTCATGCTCTGAAAATGTGACGGCCGCGCCTGACAATTTGGACGGCAGCCACATAGACAACCAAGCATTCCATCCACAATCCTGTCAAAAAAGTGGAGCGGCCTCCGGCCGCAAGCCGGGAATGAAAAGTGCGCCGGTCATCGAGGTCGCGCTTGTGCTGGACGCCTGCCCGATTTTACGCGAGTATCATTTTGGAAGGCTGCGCACGATGCACGATCTGGTCGATGCCGCCGCGAAAATGCGCCCAGGCGCCGGCATCAAACAAGAATTCTGGGCCGAAACCTGCGAAACGATCGGCCGCGCGCCGGCGGCGGTCCTGCTCGCGCACGTCCTGCAGCGCCAAGCCGACGGCGAGATCACCCGATCCGCCGGCGGGCTCTTCCGAAACCTGTGCGATCGCTATGCCGCCGGCAGCCTCAATCTGCGCCGGCAACTGCAATCCCAGGCCCGCAAGATCTTCTCGCGTCATTTGAACTGA
- a CDS encoding FkbM family methyltransferase, translating to MVVHDIHLPLSRDDVSPVIWDELVSGRYEAKEVKAIRRSILVTDRVLELGAGLGIVTSVIASLTDATVRAYEANPATVDLAKRIIASNDVDNIRIEAGLLTAGAPRSYDFYVRRDLWMSSLIAEQGPYESVITLQSRDIDREIDAHEINVLVMDIEGAERELLRDAKLNGVERILLELHDHLYGLEGVRDIMHSMTAKGFAYDPRGSSGPCVLFSKDYRPRTYQAGDDLE from the coding sequence TTGGTCGTACACGACATCCATCTTCCGCTAAGCCGAGATGACGTTTCCCCGGTCATCTGGGACGAGCTCGTGTCCGGCCGCTATGAGGCGAAGGAAGTGAAAGCCATCAGGCGGTCCATTCTAGTCACCGACCGCGTGCTGGAGCTCGGCGCCGGCCTTGGTATCGTCACCAGTGTCATCGCCTCCCTCACAGACGCAACCGTGCGGGCTTACGAGGCCAATCCAGCTACCGTTGACCTCGCAAAACGCATCATCGCCTCCAACGATGTCGACAACATCCGGATCGAAGCTGGCCTGCTGACCGCTGGCGCTCCACGCAGCTACGACTTTTACGTCCGCCGCGATCTGTGGATGTCGTCCCTGATCGCGGAGCAGGGACCATACGAATCCGTCATCACCCTTCAATCGCGCGATATCGATCGGGAGATCGACGCCCACGAGATCAATGTCCTGGTCATGGATATCGAGGGCGCCGAGCGCGAGCTGCTCCGAGACGCCAAATTGAATGGCGTCGAGCGTATCCTGCTGGAGCTGCACGATCACCTCTACGGTCTCGAAGGGGTCCGCGACATCATGCATAGCATGACCGCAAAGGGCTTTGCCTATGATCCTCGCGGATCCAGCGGCCCGTGCGTGCTGTTTTCCAAAGACTACCGTCCACGCACATATCAGGCAGGAGACGACCTCGAATGA
- a CDS encoding VirB3 family type IV secretion system protein, protein MASSDEDEIVETYPVILAMTRPPTVMGIPYTFFLAECFTSLMLFLALGSILWFPVAFIVQHSILYVVSTKVDLWFFDILQKLSACGVNPLGRRIGGRIRTYGK, encoded by the coding sequence ATGGCGAGCAGCGACGAAGACGAGATCGTGGAAACCTATCCGGTCATCCTGGCGATGACGCGGCCGCCGACGGTCATGGGCATCCCGTACACGTTCTTTCTGGCGGAATGCTTCACGTCTCTGATGCTGTTTCTGGCGCTGGGGTCCATCTTGTGGTTCCCGGTCGCCTTCATCGTCCAGCATTCGATCTTGTACGTGGTGAGCACCAAGGTCGATCTGTGGTTCTTCGACATCCTGCAGAAACTTTCCGCATGTGGGGTCAATCCGCTCGGACGGCGGATTGGCGGCCGGATCAGGACATACGGTAAATGA
- a CDS encoding transglycosylase SLT domain-containing protein yields MRAGGGKAASRTAASAFSSLSRAKSVRASANVFAYRDEPIKVMPPRDLTTGSASGDAGRMMSSGIGDADSKVRPDLLAGMPDDVARLIVEAAREEGVDPNLMLSIARAENGAFDPEAVSGAGAVGIMQMLPDTGAAFGAKDLTDPAQNVRASAKFLKVLVEKYANPVLVAAAYNAGEPKVDVRTSMPLIRETADYVTRVVGLYTHAYTPGDIEAVGRAREGSRSSGKAKLARRRGSSPARSSMLVFSASKPDFERASTFEKARDPNGPVKVRKEGSL; encoded by the coding sequence ATGCGCGCCGGGGGCGGGAAAGCGGCGTCGAGGACGGCGGCGTCCGCTTTCTCCTCGTTGAGCCGGGCGAAATCCGTCCGGGCCAGCGCCAATGTTTTTGCCTATCGGGATGAGCCGATAAAGGTTATGCCGCCGCGTGATCTGACGACAGGAAGTGCGTCGGGCGATGCCGGCCGGATGATGTCGTCAGGGATTGGCGACGCGGATTCGAAGGTGCGGCCGGACCTGCTGGCCGGGATGCCCGACGATGTTGCGCGGTTGATCGTCGAGGCGGCGCGCGAAGAAGGCGTCGATCCGAATCTGATGCTGTCGATCGCCAGGGCCGAGAATGGTGCTTTCGATCCTGAGGCGGTCAGCGGGGCAGGGGCGGTCGGGATCATGCAGATGTTGCCCGATACGGGGGCGGCGTTTGGTGCGAAGGACCTGACCGATCCGGCGCAGAATGTTCGGGCGTCGGCGAAGTTCCTGAAAGTGCTGGTCGAAAAATACGCAAATCCGGTTCTTGTGGCGGCCGCTTATAACGCCGGTGAGCCGAAAGTGGATGTGCGCACGTCGATGCCGCTGATCAGAGAAACGGCTGATTACGTGACGCGTGTGGTGGGACTTTACACGCACGCTTACACACCCGGCGACATCGAGGCAGTCGGCAGAGCGCGTGAAGGATCGCGATCCAGCGGGAAGGCCAAATTGGCGAGGCGACGCGGCTCCAGCCCCGCGCGATCGTCGATGCTGGTGTTTTCCGCATCCAAGCCGGATTTCGAGAGAGCATCAACATTTGAGAAGGCACGGGATCCGAACGGGCCTGTGAAAGTGAGAAAGGAAGGCAGCCTATGA
- a CDS encoding response regulator yields the protein MRLMVIDILAEHYDGCYVEGAQTLEEALSTIGSNSFDLVIIDPGLPGFRVDVEEDRLHVVSRIVKASHGAKHIVLTSTDSKTEAGAMLKLGINGYLAKRGLSRTRLLAQLAKATPGNFTVQLAEELADTSSRPRQFSLTDLTRRERQVMELMMERPKGQKRKDVYQLAAEIYKIEPSTAEQYFKSAIRKLRMRGHPLGDI from the coding sequence ATGCGGCTGATGGTCATCGACATCCTGGCCGAGCATTATGACGGCTGTTACGTGGAAGGGGCGCAAACGCTGGAAGAGGCGCTCTCGACCATCGGCAGCAATTCATTCGATCTGGTGATCATCGATCCCGGTCTGCCGGGATTCAGGGTCGACGTCGAGGAAGACCGGCTTCACGTCGTCTCGCGGATCGTCAAGGCATCACATGGGGCCAAACACATCGTCTTGACCAGCACTGACAGCAAGACGGAGGCAGGGGCAATGCTGAAGCTCGGCATCAACGGCTATCTGGCAAAGAGAGGCCTGTCGCGCACACGACTCCTGGCTCAGCTGGCCAAGGCCACTCCCGGCAACTTCACCGTACAGTTGGCCGAGGAGTTGGCCGATACTTCTTCGCGACCTCGGCAATTCAGCCTCACGGATCTCACGCGGCGGGAACGTCAGGTGATGGAATTGATGATGGAACGCCCAAAAGGCCAGAAACGAAAAGACGTCTACCAACTTGCGGCCGAAATATACAAGATCGAGCCCTCGACCGCCGAGCAGTATTTCAAAAGCGCCATTCGCAAACTGCGAATGCGCGGACACCCTCTTGGAGACATATAA
- a CDS encoding thermonuclease family protein, protein MRLLALILAALSLLSPITPALAQSGAFPICSYGKRTQCVVDGDTFWRGGQKYRLKDIDAPEIAGGANCQQEYQTGVAATYMLQRLLESGIVSMTAFGRDRYGRTLVKVETRMGDVGSALMDARLARSYGHGRAPWC, encoded by the coding sequence ATGCGCCTCCTCGCCCTCATCCTTGCCGCCCTTTCCCTCCTCAGCCCGATAACGCCGGCACTGGCGCAATCGGGCGCGTTCCCGATCTGCTCCTACGGCAAGCGGACGCAGTGCGTCGTGGATGGCGACACGTTCTGGCGGGGCGGCCAAAAATATCGGCTGAAAGACATCGACGCCCCCGAGATCGCCGGCGGCGCAAACTGCCAGCAGGAATATCAGACCGGCGTCGCCGCGACTTACATGCTGCAGAGACTGCTTGAATCGGGCATCGTCTCCATGACGGCCTTCGGCCGCGATCGCTACGGACGCACGCTCGTGAAAGTCGAAACCCGAATGGGCGACGTCGGGTCGGCCCTCATGGACGCCAGACTTGCCCGATCCTATGGCCACGGCCGGGCGCCGTGGTGCTGA